From a region of the Kaistia sp. 32K genome:
- a CDS encoding FadR/GntR family transcriptional regulator — MTDKVQLRTLPTQVAGVLIRRIASNGFPDGLAPSESQISQEFNVSRAVAREALKILSSLDMVEIAQGRRVAVRPIAEWDYLSPMLIEWLPQAQVRELLLELHDARVIFEPAICAEAARSLSRNDLARLHEILDAMTAAHEDPDAYLELDLEFHMEICRATRNRILDRFMFSSRWWQSAARRISNQAPHALPIATEQHRAIYEGLLARDPKRAEIAMRVHLEANKVNFLMAQQALAAP; from the coding sequence TTGACTGACAAGGTCCAACTCCGAACCCTACCGACACAGGTTGCGGGCGTCCTGATCCGACGAATTGCATCTAACGGATTTCCTGACGGACTTGCGCCTTCCGAGTCGCAAATATCGCAGGAATTCAACGTTTCTCGTGCCGTGGCGCGCGAAGCACTGAAGATTTTGAGCTCCCTCGACATGGTCGAGATCGCCCAGGGCCGCCGTGTGGCGGTACGCCCGATCGCCGAGTGGGACTATTTGAGCCCAATGCTCATTGAATGGCTGCCGCAAGCACAGGTCCGCGAGCTTTTGCTGGAACTACACGATGCTCGCGTCATCTTCGAGCCAGCGATTTGCGCTGAAGCGGCACGTAGTCTTTCCCGCAACGACCTCGCCCGTCTCCACGAGATTCTTGATGCCATGACGGCGGCTCACGAGGATCCAGACGCCTACCTTGAGCTCGACCTCGAATTCCACATGGAGATCTGCCGAGCCACTCGCAATCGCATCCTCGACCGCTTCATGTTCTCCTCGCGCTGGTGGCAGTCAGCCGCCCGCCGAATAAGCAACCAGGCACCGCACGCCTTGCCGATAGCCACGGAACAGCACCGCGCAATCTATGAAGGATTGCTGGCGCGAGATCCGAAACGCGCCGAGATCGCAATGAGGGTTCATCTCGAGGCGAACAAGGTGAACTTTCTCATGGCGCAGCAGGCCCTGGCTGCTCCCTAG
- a CDS encoding sugar ABC transporter substrate-binding protein: MSYKLSKGGILTRRGFLGGSAAALGASTLSMPHIARAAGDEIRALLITGGPLYPKYWEKVVNGFTEKTGIKVKYDLLEFTPLTTKVVTLGAARSNLYDVFSTHTAQIDSFFNYFGALNEYFSEEDLKDFYKVGVDYLVNPKNGHLAAIPRNMDARTQYYRSDVYEEKGLKAAVTWEDLVEVSQKLTGDGRYGLVVPGQGDPAQRTFSDFLWQAGGDWVDESNKPSFNAAPGVEALTYYRDLIQKWKVVPPDAVSYQWNENSTQFSSGAVMDTFDWPGAFATLSNPETSRIVGKWSTAPYVRNKKSISCAISHAMALNSMSKRKDPAVEFIKYTVSPEAQLLNFNEFSNFPSRLSVAKQVVAEASGVKADWLAQLEQTISTGKEWPKLPGFSRVSTLMFSTIERALSNQQTPEDALNQAAAEALQIMTQAGAYN, translated from the coding sequence ATGTCCTACAAGCTTTCCAAAGGCGGTATCTTGACCCGGCGTGGGTTCTTGGGTGGGTCGGCGGCCGCGCTTGGCGCTTCGACACTCTCGATGCCGCACATCGCGCGTGCGGCCGGGGACGAAATCCGGGCGCTGCTTATCACCGGCGGTCCCCTCTATCCGAAATACTGGGAGAAGGTCGTCAACGGGTTCACGGAAAAGACCGGCATCAAGGTCAAGTATGACCTGCTCGAATTTACGCCACTGACGACCAAAGTCGTGACGCTCGGTGCTGCGCGCAGCAATCTCTATGATGTTTTTAGTACGCACACGGCGCAGATCGATTCATTCTTCAATTACTTCGGTGCCCTGAATGAATATTTTTCCGAAGAAGATTTGAAGGATTTCTACAAGGTTGGCGTTGATTATCTCGTCAATCCCAAGAACGGACACCTGGCGGCGATCCCGCGCAACATGGATGCGCGAACGCAGTATTATCGCTCTGACGTCTATGAAGAGAAGGGCCTCAAGGCGGCGGTGACATGGGAGGATCTGGTCGAGGTCAGCCAGAAGCTGACCGGTGACGGCCGCTATGGACTCGTCGTGCCCGGCCAGGGTGACCCGGCCCAACGCACGTTCTCCGACTTCCTGTGGCAGGCGGGCGGCGACTGGGTCGATGAAAGCAACAAGCCGTCGTTCAATGCGGCCCCTGGCGTCGAGGCGCTTACCTATTATCGCGATCTGATCCAGAAGTGGAAGGTCGTGCCGCCGGACGCCGTCTCGTACCAATGGAACGAGAACTCGACGCAGTTCTCCTCCGGCGCGGTCATGGATACGTTCGACTGGCCCGGAGCCTTTGCGACGCTCTCCAATCCCGAGACGTCGCGCATCGTCGGAAAATGGTCGACCGCGCCCTATGTGCGCAACAAGAAATCGATCTCCTGCGCCATCTCGCATGCAATGGCGCTGAACTCCATGTCGAAGCGCAAGGATCCGGCTGTCGAATTCATCAAGTATACGGTGAGTCCGGAGGCTCAACTTCTGAACTTCAACGAGTTCTCGAACTTTCCGAGCCGCCTTTCGGTCGCCAAGCAGGTCGTCGCCGAGGCCAGCGGGGTAAAGGCGGATTGGCTCGCTCAGCTCGAGCAGACGATTTCGACCGGCAAGGAATGGCCGAAGCTGCCGGGCTTCTCGCGCGTCTCCACGCTGATGTTCTCGACCATCGAGCGCGCGCTCTCCAACCAGCAGACGCCGGAGGACGCGCTCAACCAGGCCGCAGCCGAGGCCCTGCAGATCATGACGCAAGCAGGGGCGTACAACTAG